AAATATATGTTTCTTTTGGCTATTGCCCCTCACCATAGTATAAGCTTGGATAATGAAGATTTACAATTGTAAACGTATTATTCCTTTGCTTTATGGGGGTGCTATGTTCTAATGGACTATACCGACCTGCTTGTTTCTTTGTCTATCACTTTCTTTCTTAATAGACTTTGACATCACTATAACGGAACTGCAAATCTTGTTTGTTTTGCAGACGTGATATATTGGAGAAGAAGTTGGCTGATGCCGACGTATCAAAGGACGAGCAGAGTAGCATGCTTTCATCACTAGAGAAAAAGGAAAGAGAGTATATGAGGCTTCAGAGGCATAAAATGGGGGCAGATGATTTTGAACCATTGACTATGATAGGAAAAGGTGCATTTGGTGAGGTAAAACTGgttctcctttttcttttctagGTTAATGTTCTCCAGCCTTTCCTACAAGCTTTTTATGCCTTGCATGAATAGTTTTGGTCTTATTTATTATTGAGACAGTTTCTGGAGTAGCTAATTTCTATAGGAAATTCTTCTATGTTGGAGGAAGTGATGCTGATATGAAATGGTAGATTTAGATGCCACTATGCTAGAATCTTTTCTTTGGTTCTCATCTGTAGGTATTCTTAGTCATTCTGTCACTGGGGCCGGATTGGGCTAGTTCTAAAATCTTGTTTCTGAGTGTATTCCTAATTGTTCCTGCGGTTACCGCTTGCGTGCTATGAGGCTCTTTATCTTGTTTTGTAGCCTGTGGTGGATTCATGGACGTTTCCGACTTTGCTCACACAATTTAGGAGACTTCACGAATATCTGTTGCTCTGTTAGTTACTTCTCAAAGTGTTAACCCAGCCATTTAACTCTGTACTTTCTACAGAAGTTTGGGCTGTTGTTCTCTGTGATGATTAAATGGGATAAATGTATGTCTTGAAATGAGTCAAACGACACATGACAACGGTGTTAAATTATCCTTATGCTTCCATTTGTCGATATATCTTGATATGTTGACTGTGCGCAGGGGACTGTTTGGTACATTGCATATGCATTTGCTTTTCTTCTAGTTTTTTATTGGAGGTACTAGCTCATTTAGTCAAATATACCATCACATACACTAAATTTTCTTCTGCATACGGCAATGTACATGCATGTCAGCATGTATTTAAGGTGGTGATTAGGAGGAGGGCATTGTTTGTTTGTAGAATGACACTATATTCTCTTTTGCTGTTTCAATTGTTATTATCATCTCTGATTCTATGTACTACTGAATTATACCTGTACTAGAAGGTTGTAAGGGATTTAGACAATTTAGAATGGTGAGCTTACTTATGGTGTGTTCTGTACCTGTTTCCGTTTGTGGGGAATACGTACAGTACCATGTTCTTATTGATCTGCCTGGAATGTCTGGGGTTTCTGTGACAATTTTGTTTTATCATCTGATATAGTTAATTTAGAATCCTCTTCCTGAAGATACAATTAGTTAAGGGATTGATTGCTTTTTTACTAGTTCATTTATTATTGAATTTTCTTTCTGTACTGAAGTGAAGTATCTGGCTGTCTGCTTCACTGTGTGGTTACCACTTTCCATTTTGTGGTTTGTTTTCGCTCGTTTCCTCTCTTTTCACGTCTGTCTAACCTTTTCAGTTCTTTTCGTCACTCTCTTTTCTTAAAAAGTATGCAAAAAGCTATAATCTTATTGTGAAACAGTAGCTACCCTTTTATGTTACTTGTTCTTTTCAACTACTTATTTAAAAATGTTTACAAAAGTATTAATCTCAATTTATTCAAAAAACACAACAATTTGGTTTAGAAAAAATTGAAGAATACAGACCTTGACTCAGAGACTGCTCAGACATCCTGAAATAATTATCCTTGTGTTGAAGAATGATATTCTCAACCTTTAAGCTATTTTTCATGCATTTGTTTAATATGCAGTTAGGGGATAAGACATTGTTTGTGTTAGAGGAGTCTTTGTGGCACTAGTTTTACTGATATGAAGTGCTATTGGCACTtcgattctctctcctcctctttACTTCTTCACCGTCACCAAGCTCTCTAACTTGAAGATGAAACCGGCTTGAACTCCTAAAATTTGGACGATGAAAAGCACTTTGTAAAAGTTTGCATGGAAATACTTTGTGTTGGTGTTCCATACTGTTACTGATGCTGCTGCAGCTATTGAGTATTCATCACAGATTTTCTGTCATTCCAGGTGAGAATCTGCAGAGAAAAATCAAGTGGCAATGTGTATGCTATGAAGAAATTGAAGAAGTCTGAGATGCTTAGGAGAGGCCAGGTTTGCGTTTTGTAAgagtttattttaaattactgaTTCCAATGGCTACTAATCATCCCAAGTTCTTATTTGTTCCAATTGGTGCAGGTGGAACATGTAAAAGCTGAAAGGAACTTACTTGCAGAGGTTGACAGTAATTGCATTGTCAAGCTTTATTGCTCCTTTCAAGACGATGAAAACCTTTACCTTATCATGGAATATCTTCCTGGTGGGGATATGATGACTTTACTCATGCGCAAGGATACACTAACTGAGGACGAGGCTAGGTTTTATGTTGCTGAAACTGTCCTTGCCATTGAATCCATCCATAAGCATAATTACATACATAGGTATGCATGTTTCTGTGTGTGAATGAATTATTGCATTCTTTAGCTTGAGAGATATTTACTGCGGGGAAAAGGAATAATTCCTTAAATGTCTTGTTGCAGAGACATCAAACCTGATAATTTACTACTAGATAGACATGGTCACATGAAACTTTCAGACTTTGGATTATGTAAACCGTTGGATTGCCGAGGTCTTCAGGAAAAGGACTTTTCTTCGGGGAACAACTTAAGTGGGGCTCTTCAAAGTGATGGACGGCCTGCAGCTCCAAAACGCTCGCAGCAAGAGCAATTACTGCATTGGCAAAAAAACAGGAGAATGCTTGTAAATATATTGTCTTTTGCCTTTATACTTTCCTAGAGTGCATAAGGTGTAAATTTTGTTGGCGTTAATTTGCAATTGAATAGGGATCCTTGTAAAAGGCACTGACTGTTAACTGCTTCAGTTTATACAGTAAGGGGAGGGGCACACAagaactttatttttttatgaaaagACTTAGAACAAGCTTGGTTTTTTTTCCTCCCTTCTAGCATGTGTTCTGGAAAGTTTAGCGGGGTCTTTCTTTATGCACTCTGTTAGTACTAGCTGGATATTTACTCCAACATGAGTGGCTGACATTTAAGTGTGCATCTTGTAGGCTTATTCGACAGTTGGTACGCCAGATTACATTGCCCCCGAAGTGCTGTTGAAGAAGGGATATGGCATGGAATGTGATTGGTTAGCATTTAAACATGCATATCAACATTTTCTTTTTGCATTATAGTATGTTGTTTAAAATCTTTATATATACATGGACAGGTGGTCTCTGGGTGCTATCATGTATGAAATGCTTGTAGGATATCCCCCATTTTATTCAGATGACCCTATGTCGACTTGTAGAAAGGTGAGCTTCAACTTTTTAGTTTCTTCTCTTGATTTACATACCATTTCAACAGAATCCATTGACTTGTTTACTCTCTAAGGATTATATAACATTCTTTAGGGTCAAGATTAAGATATTCTTACTTCTAATTTATGTTAATGTTTGCTCTACGGATGGAATCTTTTTGCTAAACATTCTAGTCTGTATCATAAATTGTCTGTTCAGCCCACGTGAACTTGACTTTGTTTCTTCACTTGTCTGTCACCTCAATGTGTATAAAGATGCTGGATATTTTGTGCTCCACTGCTCCCCCCCTTCTCAGCCCCCCTCAAGTATGTGCATATCATGGttgaataaatcatatattTAACAGTTGTGGGGAAATAAATCCTATACTTTTACTGTACATCATTTTTTTCATTGTTTTTAAGCTGCCATCAAGTTGATGCTTT
This genomic stretch from Spinacia oleracea cultivar Varoflay chromosome 3, BTI_SOV_V1, whole genome shotgun sequence harbors:
- the LOC110787375 gene encoding uncharacterized protein; the protein is MEAARRCFGGLKVKDKERVVRKEAAVTVVKGKEGMKAPVSDDAPSTATKQKVAAAKQYIEKHYQDQMKNLQQRKERRDILEKKLADADVSKDEQSSMLSSLEKKEREYMRLQRHKMGADDFEPLTMIGKGAFGEVRICREKSSGNVYAMKKLKKSEMLRRGQVEHVKAERNLLAEVDSNCIVKLYCSFQDDENLYLIMEYLPGGDMMTLLMRKDTLTEDEARFYVAETVLAIESIHKHNYIHRDIKPDNLLLDRHGHMKLSDFGLCKPLDCRGLQEKDFSSGNNLSGALQSDGRPAAPKRSQQEQLLHWQKNRRMLAYSTVGTPDYIAPEVLLKKGYGMECDWWSLGAIMYEMLVGYPPFYSDDPMSTCRKIVNWRHHLKFPDEARLSREAKDLICKLLCNVEQRLGTKGADEIKAHPWFKGVEWEKLYQIEAAFIPEVNDELDTQNFEKFEETDKQSHPANSKSGPWRKMLSSKDVNFVGYTYKNFEIVNDHEVPGISEIKKKSSKPKRPTIKSLFDDDSQTFSKQPVQGSFLNLLPPHPEVPEKPSESL